A single genomic interval of Nitrospinaceae bacterium harbors:
- a CDS encoding M20/M25/M40 family metallo-hydrolase, with amino-acid sequence MSENAELDSIFQYIDNHTEEIVSDLQELCRQPSISTTHTGIEEMAGLVHSRLERAGLNAAFHETDGHPIVTGKLEGASLKTLLFYNHYDVQPAEPLEEWTSPPFEARVVDGHVIARGATDNKGNIISRLAAFEAFLAVRGKLPCSIKYLIEGEEEIGSPSLENFIINNREMLEADGCIWEDNTVREHIPVLALGNKGLCYLELRCRTANVDFHSSNAQMYENAAWRIAWALASMKDQDENVLVEGFYDGIEPLTEKEEELVNKIPPYDGKTRRENFELRRFALDMPDEELARRHLVHPSFNIAGFDAGYTGEGVKTIVSGRARAKIDCRLVVGQTPEKIHDCIRRHLDKNGFEDIETELLFSSLPAKSDPESDVVKACAESSRRLYGEEPIINPFGNGSTPTWIVIKHLDLPLSSTGVGCITSRTHSANENVKIEHLIMGAKYMAGICESFGTK; translated from the coding sequence ATGAGCGAAAATGCAGAACTGGACTCAATTTTTCAGTATATCGACAATCACACGGAAGAAATTGTATCCGACCTCCAGGAACTCTGCCGCCAGCCGAGCATTTCCACCACGCACACCGGCATCGAGGAGATGGCTGGCCTGGTTCATAGCCGCCTTGAGCGTGCGGGGCTGAATGCCGCTTTTCACGAAACGGACGGACACCCAATTGTGACCGGAAAACTTGAGGGCGCATCCCTCAAAACACTTCTTTTCTACAACCATTACGACGTCCAGCCCGCCGAGCCCCTGGAGGAATGGACAAGCCCACCATTCGAGGCACGGGTGGTGGATGGCCATGTCATCGCCCGCGGGGCGACCGACAACAAAGGCAACATCATCAGCCGCCTTGCGGCGTTCGAGGCGTTTCTGGCGGTACGGGGAAAGCTGCCCTGTTCGATCAAGTATCTCATCGAGGGCGAAGAGGAAATCGGTAGCCCTTCCCTTGAGAATTTCATCATCAACAACAGGGAAATGCTCGAAGCGGACGGGTGCATATGGGAGGACAACACTGTAAGAGAGCACATACCCGTACTGGCACTCGGAAACAAGGGGCTCTGCTACCTGGAACTTCGCTGCCGGACGGCAAACGTCGATTTTCATTCAAGCAACGCGCAAATGTATGAAAACGCCGCATGGCGCATCGCCTGGGCGCTTGCTTCAATGAAGGACCAAGACGAAAACGTACTCGTCGAAGGTTTTTACGATGGCATCGAGCCGCTCACCGAAAAAGAAGAAGAGTTGGTGAACAAAATTCCCCCTTACGACGGTAAAACCCGCAGAGAAAATTTCGAACTTCGCCGCTTCGCCCTCGATATGCCCGATGAAGAACTGGCCCGGCGCCACCTGGTCCATCCGTCTTTCAATATCGCCGGATTCGACGCTGGCTACACGGGTGAGGGCGTCAAGACCATCGTATCGGGGAGAGCCCGGGCCAAAATCGATTGCCGCCTCGTTGTGGGTCAAACCCCCGAAAAGATTCACGATTGTATTCGGCGTCATCTCGACAAAAACGGTTTTGAGGATATTGAAACGGAACTTCTCTTCAGCTCACTTCCCGCAAAAAGTGACCCTGAAAGCGACGTCGTCAAAGCCTGCGCCGAATCCTCCCGCCGGCTATACGGGGAGGAGCCAATTATCAACCCGTTCGGGAACGGCAGCACACCTACGTGGATCGTCATCAAGCATCTGGACTTGCCGCTGTCGTCCACAGGGGTGGGTTGCATCACCTCGCGGACGCACAGTGCGAATGAAAACGTAAAAATCGAACACCTGATCATGGGAGCGAAATACATGGCGGGAATTTGCGAATCATTTGGCACAAAGTAA
- a CDS encoding alpha/beta hydrolase: MSRTHADAKWFTYFPDNLRWSLSICWMISCARWGASEIGEIDQVGRRLGKKLGDDAHWLREWSAMGNRVFALAEKEQNQGHNLTAAAHYLRACYYFQMGERLISPKNKKALNIYRKSIDCFRRYARLTDRPRIQPVEIPYGKGKKLPAYLVHAENTKKTKPPVVVFFDGRDVTKEIQYICGVQDLVRRGMSCLIVDGPGTGESVRFRDIYLRHDYEVAGSAALDYLETRKDVNAKKTGVLGISLGGYYATRAASLEPRYKACVAWGANWEYQKTWKVRGIPAHSYMEIMNAHSQEEMQVEFDKFSLKGVAGKMRCPFLLTHGADDQMVPMREARAHFRAVGSKDKTFRVFSAREGGAQHCQIDNMTLGTTCIQDWLQEKLK; encoded by the coding sequence ATGAGCAGGACACATGCGGACGCCAAGTGGTTCACCTATTTTCCGGATAACCTCCGCTGGTCGCTGTCCATATGCTGGATGATCTCCTGCGCCCGGTGGGGAGCCTCCGAAATTGGAGAAATCGATCAGGTGGGTCGGCGCCTGGGCAAAAAACTGGGGGACGACGCACATTGGCTCCGCGAATGGTCCGCGATGGGCAACAGGGTATTTGCGCTAGCCGAGAAGGAACAAAACCAAGGCCACAACCTGACCGCCGCCGCGCATTACCTAAGGGCCTGCTACTACTTTCAGATGGGTGAGCGCTTGATCTCTCCGAAAAACAAGAAAGCCCTCAACATCTATCGAAAATCGATTGATTGTTTCCGCCGGTATGCCCGGTTGACCGACCGGCCCCGCATTCAGCCCGTGGAAATTCCCTACGGGAAGGGAAAGAAGCTGCCCGCATATCTTGTACATGCCGAAAATACCAAAAAGACAAAACCGCCCGTTGTCGTCTTTTTTGACGGCCGTGACGTCACCAAGGAGATTCAGTACATCTGCGGCGTGCAGGATCTCGTCCGGCGGGGCATGAGTTGCCTTATCGTGGACGGGCCGGGCACGGGCGAATCCGTTCGCTTCCGCGATATCTACCTGCGCCACGATTACGAAGTGGCTGGATCGGCCGCGCTCGATTATCTGGAGACACGCAAGGACGTGAATGCCAAAAAGACGGGTGTACTGGGAATCAGCCTGGGGGGCTACTATGCCACCCGGGCGGCCAGCTTGGAGCCGCGCTACAAGGCCTGCGTCGCCTGGGGCGCGAATTGGGAATATCAGAAAACCTGGAAAGTCCGCGGCATCCCTGCTCATTCCTACATGGAAATCATGAACGCCCACTCGCAAGAAGAAATGCAAGTGGAGTTCGATAAATTCTCCCTCAAAGGGGTGGCCGGAAAAATGCGGTGTCCATTTCTCCTCACGCACGGCGCGGACGATCAAATGGTGCCCATGCGGGAAGCCCGCGCTCATTTCAGAGCGGTTGGCTCCAAGGACAAGACGTTCCGCGTTTTTTCAGCACGCGAGGGCGGAGCGCAACACTGCCAGATCGACAACATGACCCTGGGGACCACCTGCATCCAAGATTGGCTACAGGAAAAACTCAAATAA
- a CDS encoding alpha/beta hydrolase encodes MVVKAIRNKSWFAYFPEDYRWSFNVVAAMAGASAGASDIGEIDQICRRLMRNVGNDGLWFREWIRMADRLRKSALSEERRGNALSAASFHKRASNYYQMGDRFRFPKDKKALDAYRLSIDSFKRYARLTDRPRIEVLDIPFEGKKKLAAYFVPAENTRKAKPPVVVLYNGFDGTKEMSLNWAADAFTRRGMSCLIVDSPGVGESIRFRKIHLRHDYEVAGAAALDYLEKRKDVNAKKAAIVAPSLGGYYAPRTASMEPRFKACVAWGAIWDYHATWSRRIKAAFHSQLPVPGHHLTWSFDVKTMDEALNKLEGFRLDGVVQKMKCPFLLVHGVDDQQIPMKDARALFRAVGSKDKTMRVYKGLDGGAQHCHIDYISPVVHYMGDWLKEKLRA; translated from the coding sequence ATGGTCGTTAAAGCGATTCGGAATAAATCGTGGTTTGCCTACTTCCCCGAGGATTACAGGTGGTCTTTTAATGTTGTCGCCGCCATGGCCGGTGCGTCGGCAGGGGCATCGGATATTGGCGAGATTGATCAGATATGCCGCCGACTCATGCGGAACGTGGGAAATGACGGCCTATGGTTCCGCGAATGGATCCGGATGGCGGACAGATTGCGAAAGAGCGCATTATCCGAGGAGCGAAGGGGCAATGCGCTCTCGGCAGCCTCCTTTCACAAGCGTGCCTCCAACTACTATCAAATGGGCGATCGCTTTCGGTTTCCGAAAGATAAAAAGGCGCTTGATGCCTATCGCTTGTCCATAGATTCCTTCAAGCGTTATGCCCGTCTGACCGACCGGCCGCGGATCGAAGTGCTGGACATTCCATTCGAAGGGAAAAAGAAACTCGCGGCCTATTTCGTCCCGGCGGAAAACACGCGAAAGGCGAAGCCGCCCGTTGTCGTGCTCTATAACGGATTCGACGGCACGAAAGAGATGAGCCTCAACTGGGCGGCTGACGCGTTTACCCGGCGCGGTATGAGTTGTCTTATCGTAGATAGCCCAGGTGTAGGGGAGTCCATTCGTTTCCGGAAGATTCACCTTCGCCACGATTACGAGGTGGCTGGTGCAGCCGCCCTCGATTACCTTGAAAAGCGAAAGGATGTGAATGCGAAAAAAGCGGCCATTGTGGCACCGAGCCTGGGGGGGTATTATGCGCCCCGAACCGCCAGTATGGAGCCCCGCTTCAAGGCCTGCGTCGCGTGGGGTGCGATATGGGATTATCACGCCACCTGGAGCCGACGGATTAAGGCGGCTTTTCACTCCCAGCTTCCCGTTCCGGGCCACCACCTGACGTGGAGCTTCGATGTAAAGACGATGGATGAGGCGCTGAATAAACTCGAGGGCTTTCGGCTCGATGGTGTGGTCCAGAAAATGAAGTGCCCGTTTCTGCTAGTTCACGGAGTAGACGATCAACAGATACCGATGAAGGACGCAAGGGCGCTTTTTAGGGCAGTCGGCTCCAAGGACAAAACCATGAGGGTTTACAAGGGTCTCGATGGCGGCGCCCAGCACTGCCACATCGATTACATTTCGCCTGTCGTTCACTACATGGGAGACTGGCTAAAAGAAAAGCTCAGGGCTTGA